Proteins co-encoded in one Nitratireductor kimnyeongensis genomic window:
- a CDS encoding polysaccharide pyruvyl transferase family protein produces the protein MRIVIFNVRYSPNLGDGILAECLERQLGLALPDAEIETVDLAGRTSYGNQDQGRSGALRLLQSMPPLARRMLVERVIGSKLSALRESWREKIAAADAVIIGGGNLFQDDDLNFPLKIAQVLELCCEQGRPVAIHAVGVGQHWSRRAAILFGTLRRCKVIRVTVRDPDARRNWQEHFPDRPSPELAPDPALTLQPQSRDVQKRVRPLVGLCVTHPLILKRHAGAQVQHIPLATVPDYVALAAALLDSGRDVVFFTNGAVEDHACLKQIESKIADTRTAAFKRCRFAGRPDTPQELVALLGTLDVVVAHRLHACITAYALGVPPVGMGWDQKVEAFFRMIDREPFFVPTHRGEVGSIVERILTISGQKRDARYLPRYKEKAREAIEWLAEDLKTSTCGPRRESA, from the coding sequence ATGAGAATTGTCATATTCAACGTCAGGTACAGCCCAAATCTGGGAGACGGTATTCTGGCTGAATGTCTGGAGAGGCAGCTGGGGCTCGCATTGCCGGACGCTGAAATCGAAACCGTGGATCTGGCCGGGCGGACGTCCTATGGAAATCAGGATCAGGGGCGTTCGGGAGCTCTGAGGCTCTTGCAATCCATGCCTCCGCTTGCGCGTCGTATGCTGGTTGAGCGCGTGATTGGTTCAAAATTGTCCGCTCTTCGGGAAAGCTGGCGGGAAAAGATTGCCGCTGCCGATGCGGTGATCATCGGTGGTGGCAATCTCTTCCAGGACGATGATCTGAACTTCCCTTTGAAGATCGCTCAGGTGCTGGAGCTTTGCTGTGAGCAGGGGCGGCCGGTGGCAATCCACGCTGTCGGCGTCGGGCAACACTGGTCGCGCCGTGCTGCCATACTGTTCGGCACGCTCCGCAGGTGTAAGGTCATTCGCGTTACTGTACGGGATCCTGATGCCCGGCGGAACTGGCAGGAGCACTTTCCTGACCGGCCGAGCCCGGAACTCGCACCTGATCCGGCTTTGACGCTGCAGCCGCAAAGCCGTGATGTGCAGAAGCGTGTCCGACCGCTCGTCGGTTTATGCGTGACACATCCGCTCATCCTTAAACGCCACGCAGGTGCGCAGGTGCAGCATATACCGCTGGCAACCGTGCCGGATTACGTCGCCTTGGCAGCCGCTCTTTTGGATTCGGGGCGCGATGTGGTCTTCTTCACCAACGGCGCCGTCGAGGATCACGCCTGTCTCAAGCAGATCGAAAGCAAAATCGCCGACACGCGAACCGCGGCCTTTAAGCGATGCCGCTTTGCCGGGCGCCCAGACACACCGCAGGAGCTTGTTGCCCTGCTTGGGACACTCGATGTGGTGGTTGCGCACCGGCTTCATGCCTGCATCACAGCCTATGCGTTAGGTGTCCCCCCGGTTGGTATGGGATGGGATCAGAAAGTTGAAGCCTTCTTCCGGATGATTGATCGTGAACCTTTTTTCGTCCCAACGCACAGAGGAGAGGTGGGAAGCATTGTAGAGCGCATCCTGACGATATCGGGGCAGAAACGCGATGCTCGCTATCTGCCTCGATACAAGGAGAAAGCGAGAGAGGCGATAGAGTGGCTGGCAGAGGATTTGAAGACGTCGACCTGCGGCCCACGACGCGAATCGGCATGA
- a CDS encoding Crp/Fnr family transcriptional regulator — MPVRGTENYREILHYLEAETARGMFGMGANKSSHSGLRKRIYSSGDTIADMDGQKRAVLLVVSGWVSNGKELEDGSRTVVDFSLTGDVITVGTTEWAREEVRALTAVTLFEFPGAIYENLSTYPRHVREFILKGMARRYARAAEHFVNISRRGAFERVAHLLLELSFRVGVYEGQGASSFACPLTQVDLGDALGLSVVHVNRVLRKLRESGYVSFRSGVVTFQNRAGLIDATGFEGSYLAIADPLTS; from the coding sequence ATGCCGGTTCGGGGCACCGAAAATTACAGGGAGATCCTGCATTATCTGGAGGCCGAAACGGCGCGCGGCATGTTCGGAATGGGGGCGAACAAGTCGAGCCATTCCGGGCTGCGCAAGCGCATCTATTCAAGCGGTGATACAATTGCGGACATGGATGGCCAGAAGCGTGCTGTCCTTCTGGTGGTTTCCGGCTGGGTTTCCAACGGCAAGGAACTTGAGGACGGCTCTCGCACGGTGGTCGACTTCTCCCTGACGGGCGATGTGATCACAGTCGGAACTACCGAGTGGGCGCGAGAGGAAGTGAGGGCTCTCACCGCGGTCACGCTCTTCGAATTTCCCGGCGCGATCTACGAAAACCTCTCGACCTATCCACGCCATGTGCGCGAGTTTATCCTCAAGGGAATGGCGCGGCGCTATGCACGTGCGGCAGAGCATTTTGTGAACATCAGCCGGCGAGGCGCGTTTGAACGTGTGGCGCATCTCCTGCTTGAGCTTTCATTTCGCGTCGGCGTTTATGAGGGTCAGGGAGCAAGCTCCTTTGCCTGCCCCCTGACACAGGTGGACCTGGGTGACGCGCTCGGCCTTTCGGTGGTGCACGTCAATCGGGTTTTGAGGAAACTGCGCGAAAGCGGGTATGTGTCCTTCCGCAGCGGTGTGGTGACGTTTCAAAACCGAGCCGGGTTAATCGACGCTACAGGCTTCGAAGGGTCTTACCTCGCGATTGCCGATCCGCTCACATCCTGA
- a CDS encoding response regulator transcription factor, with protein MKASGSALAATASEEWDEARDETDRELVLLIDPRVLDRECLARSLETQNPSLDIFAVGTSDEWHRIAEGRQPEAVLLIVGSRKITEQGICNEIHDLAEEFENQPVIVIADTDDLGQILKALEAGAKGYIPSNVGVDVAAEAILLARAGGVFVPASGVLAMRDVINSNSSRVVGLGNLFTAREAEVAEALRRGKANKIIAYELQLCESTVKVHIRNIMKKLNATNRTEVAYKIREMQS; from the coding sequence ATGAAAGCATCGGGCAGCGCCCTGGCGGCGACCGCCTCGGAAGAATGGGACGAAGCACGGGACGAGACCGATCGGGAACTCGTCCTTTTGATTGACCCCAGAGTGCTGGATCGGGAATGTCTGGCCCGCAGTCTGGAAACGCAGAACCCTTCTCTCGACATCTTCGCTGTCGGGACTTCGGACGAATGGCACAGGATTGCCGAGGGACGACAGCCCGAGGCTGTGCTTCTGATTGTCGGCAGCCGCAAAATTACCGAGCAGGGTATCTGCAACGAGATTCACGACCTCGCTGAAGAATTCGAGAATCAGCCGGTCATCGTCATTGCGGACACGGACGATCTGGGGCAGATCCTCAAGGCTCTGGAAGCAGGGGCTAAGGGGTACATACCCAGCAATGTTGGCGTCGACGTCGCAGCCGAGGCTATTCTTTTGGCGCGGGCAGGCGGGGTTTTCGTTCCCGCCAGCGGTGTTCTGGCCATGCGCGATGTCATCAATTCGAACAGCAGCCGGGTCGTCGGACTGGGAAATCTGTTCACCGCTCGCGAGGCCGAGGTCGCCGAGGCGCTCCGGCGCGGCAAGGCAAACAAGATCATCGCCTATGAACTTCAGCTTTGCGAAAGCACGGTGAAAGTGCACATTCGCAACATCATGAAAAAGTTGAATGCGACCAACAGAACCGAGGTCGCCTACAAAATTCGCGAAATGCAATCCTGA
- a CDS encoding cupin domain-containing protein — protein MAPSWFVKNTGQAEFWTEERCFITELMNTTTSPETSLAIARVEPGVTTQLHSLTGICERYVVRRGEGVVEIDGQRQALSVGDQAIIPAGAAQRIVNTGVEDLEFYCVCTPRFTPETYVNLED, from the coding sequence ATGGCTCCTTCATGGTTTGTGAAAAATACCGGTCAGGCGGAGTTCTGGACGGAGGAACGGTGCTTCATCACCGAGTTGATGAACACGACCACCTCGCCCGAAACCTCGCTGGCGATCGCCCGCGTCGAGCCTGGTGTGACCACCCAGTTGCACAGTTTGACAGGCATCTGCGAGCGCTATGTCGTGCGAAGGGGCGAAGGTGTCGTGGAGATCGACGGGCAGCGGCAGGCCCTGTCCGTTGGAGACCAGGCAATCATTCCGGCTGGCGCGGCGCAGCGCATTGTCAACACCGGGGTGGAGGATCTGGAATTCTATTGCGTTTGCACACCGCGCTTCACGCCTGAGACATACGTAAACCTCGAAGACTGA
- a CDS encoding BMP family ABC transporter substrate-binding protein encodes MRGLKNWLAVGLLATTAFTVPASAADKFFVYVSPDQIGVNAFLKLGQAGIEEAGEKYGADVETYESRTAADRLENVNAAVNEGADIVVLLGFEFNDIVKQVAPTAPDTQFLIVDQCIDDRPDNVHCAVFREYEASYLVGVAAGMLTESNKVGVVGALDIPFLHRYTDAYADGVKSVNADASVDIRWVGGENPFADPVRAKEQAVAMNAAGADQIFTATSGGDFGVFEAAKEKDFDVYSVDVNQCPNAPGHVVDVTLKRVDNAMVQAIGAILEGEKKLTMALGLKEGGVSTIALEEDELVESGCLIADHPEVAAKLREVAGQIEDGSLTLEDPMFAK; translated from the coding sequence ATGAGGGGTTTGAAAAATTGGTTGGCGGTGGGGCTTTTGGCAACGACAGCATTTACCGTGCCTGCATCTGCGGCGGATAAATTCTTCGTCTACGTCTCTCCCGATCAGATCGGCGTCAACGCCTTCCTGAAACTCGGCCAGGCCGGCATTGAGGAGGCGGGCGAAAAATACGGTGCCGATGTCGAAACCTATGAAAGCCGCACAGCCGCAGACCGTCTTGAAAACGTCAACGCCGCCGTCAACGAGGGCGCTGACATCGTCGTGCTCCTGGGTTTTGAGTTTAACGACATCGTCAAGCAGGTCGCCCCAACCGCACCCGACACGCAGTTCCTGATCGTCGACCAGTGCATCGACGACCGGCCCGACAATGTGCATTGCGCGGTCTTCCGCGAATATGAGGCGAGTTATCTCGTGGGCGTTGCCGCCGGCATGCTGACCGAAAGCAACAAGGTGGGCGTTGTCGGTGCGCTCGATATCCCCTTCCTGCATCGCTACACGGATGCCTATGCCGATGGCGTCAAATCGGTGAATGCCGACGCCTCTGTCGACATTCGCTGGGTCGGCGGTGAAAATCCGTTTGCCGATCCGGTGCGCGCCAAGGAGCAGGCGGTGGCCATGAACGCTGCCGGTGCCGACCAGATTTTCACGGCCACATCGGGCGGTGATTTCGGCGTCTTCGAGGCGGCGAAGGAAAAGGATTTCGACGTCTATTCCGTCGATGTGAACCAGTGCCCCAATGCGCCCGGCCACGTAGTCGATGTCACGCTGAAGCGCGTCGACAACGCCATGGTTCAGGCCATCGGCGCGATCCTTGAAGGCGAGAAGAAGCTCACCATGGCGCTCGGCCTCAAGGAAGGCGGCGTATCGACCATCGCTCTCGAAGAAGACGAACTGGTTGAAAGCGGCTGTCTGATTGCCGATCATCCGGAGGTGGCGGCGAAATTGCGTGAGGTCGCAGGGCAGATCGAGGACGGCTCGCTAACACTCGAAGACCCGATGTTCGCCAAATAA
- a CDS encoding ABC transporter ATP-binding protein: protein MRIDLQDVTVRFGPVTAVDNVSLGIKPGEIHALLGENGAGKSTLMNALFGLVTPKSGTISLDGRERRWGSPQDAIAHGLGMVHQHFMLQEEMTVLENIVLCAEPIGRFGFVDFARARSRLDEITKAHGVVIDLDQRVGGLSVGERQAVEILKVLYREAEVLILDEPTAVLTPQEKDRLFATLKSFREAGKAIVLITHKLDEVMEIADRVSVMRAGRLVASSPLAETSKDEIARGIVGGDLPAARTRKAHSPGETVLAVEALTVARRGRDVGPVSFDLRAGEIVGIAGVSGNGQAELIRALTGLEQARSGSIILCGNEIQKLDVEARRQGGMSYIPEDRQRMGLALGASVSENANAGRDDAGAFTAGPFLKHGAMAQYARSLIERYRIRVAGPRASASTMSGGNKQKLVVGRELSRNTPLVIAENPTWGVDIGAIDFIHGELMRMRDAGHAILLVSTELDEVIALSDRILVMYDGAIAGEVDGGEASRDRVGALMTSRAADALGAALPGAAA, encoded by the coding sequence ATGCGCATCGACCTGCAGGACGTCACCGTCCGCTTTGGCCCTGTCACGGCCGTGGACAATGTTTCGCTCGGCATCAAGCCGGGCGAAATCCACGCGCTTCTAGGCGAAAACGGCGCTGGCAAATCCACCCTGATGAACGCTCTTTTTGGGCTGGTTACGCCGAAAAGCGGCACGATCAGTCTCGACGGCAGGGAGCGTCGCTGGGGCTCGCCGCAAGATGCCATCGCCCATGGGCTCGGCATGGTGCATCAGCACTTCATGCTGCAGGAAGAGATGACGGTGCTCGAAAACATCGTGCTCTGCGCAGAGCCGATCGGTCGCTTCGGCTTTGTCGATTTCGCCCGCGCTCGTTCACGGCTCGATGAAATCACCAAAGCCCATGGTGTCGTCATCGATCTCGACCAGCGCGTCGGCGGCCTTTCCGTTGGTGAGCGGCAGGCGGTGGAGATCCTCAAAGTGCTCTACCGCGAGGCCGAGGTGCTGATCCTAGACGAGCCGACTGCCGTGCTTACCCCGCAGGAGAAGGACCGGCTTTTCGCAACGCTCAAGAGCTTCCGTGAGGCGGGCAAGGCGATTGTCTTGATCACACACAAGCTCGATGAGGTGATGGAAATCGCCGACCGGGTAAGCGTGATGCGGGCGGGGCGTCTCGTCGCCTCCTCACCACTTGCCGAAACCTCGAAGGACGAGATCGCCCGCGGCATTGTCGGTGGCGATCTGCCGGCGGCCAGAACCCGCAAGGCGCATTCGCCCGGGGAAACGGTGCTTGCAGTCGAAGCCCTCACCGTCGCGCGGCGGGGCCGTGACGTCGGGCCCGTTTCCTTCGATCTGCGGGCAGGCGAGATCGTTGGCATTGCTGGCGTCAGCGGCAATGGTCAGGCAGAACTCATCCGCGCACTGACAGGACTCGAGCAAGCGCGCTCCGGTTCCATCATCCTGTGCGGCAATGAGATTCAAAAGCTGGATGTGGAGGCGCGCCGCCAGGGCGGCATGAGCTACATCCCCGAAGACCGGCAGCGCATGGGGCTCGCCCTTGGCGCCTCCGTCAGCGAAAACGCCAATGCGGGCCGCGACGATGCGGGCGCTTTCACCGCCGGCCCGTTCCTGAAACACGGGGCCATGGCGCAGTATGCGCGCTCCCTGATCGAGCGTTATCGCATTCGCGTGGCCGGTCCGCGCGCTTCCGCTTCCACCATGTCGGGCGGCAACAAGCAGAAGCTTGTGGTCGGGCGCGAACTCTCGCGCAACACGCCGCTGGTGATCGCCGAAAACCCCACATGGGGCGTCGATATCGGTGCGATTGATTTCATCCATGGCGAGTTGATGCGCATGCGCGATGCGGGCCACGCCATTCTTCTGGTCTCCACCGAGCTTGACGAGGTGATCGCATTGTCCGACCGCATTCTGGTCATGTATGACGGCGCCATCGCCGGTGAGGTCGATGGCGGCGAGGCGAGCCGCGATCGGGTCGGCGCTTTGATGACCTCTCGTGCCGCCGATGCGCTGGGCGCGGCTTTGCCGGGAGCTGCTGCATGA
- a CDS encoding ABC transporter permease translates to MMAFDTGKATRSALPWVFTFLWIAAIILALLLFVGAPVGEALSGFWNGAFGGRRNAYLMATLSRSALIVGMALSVMLSFRAGLFNIGGEGQLVAGGLVAALVAVLMPGPPLVVLVVAILAAMLAGALWALLAGVLQLFMGVPLLVGSLLLNYPIRYIASYLVAHPYRDVQSGMVQSHLVPQETWFAYFPGTRLDIGILFTAVAAAFALIYSYWTVHGYHTRLNGLSPDFARTVGLPVRRLTLQTLALSGAIAGMVGAIAVFGIHHRYIDGMLVQPLYAWTGIIAVLLVGMVPWAVPISGFFFAAVQTGAAGMERAAGVPKEIALVVQAVIILFVASRVSGALTTSRGDGDGHV, encoded by the coding sequence ATGATGGCTTTCGATACCGGCAAGGCCACCCGCAGCGCGCTGCCATGGGTCTTCACCTTTCTGTGGATCGCCGCGATCATTCTGGCGCTGCTGCTCTTTGTCGGCGCACCGGTGGGCGAGGCGCTTTCCGGCTTCTGGAACGGCGCTTTCGGCGGGCGCAGAAACGCCTATCTGATGGCGACCCTCAGCCGGTCGGCGTTGATCGTCGGCATGGCGCTTTCGGTCATGCTGAGCTTTCGGGCAGGGCTGTTCAACATTGGCGGCGAGGGGCAGCTTGTCGCCGGCGGGCTGGTGGCAGCGCTGGTTGCCGTGCTCATGCCGGGGCCGCCGCTCGTTGTGCTCGTTGTCGCGATCCTCGCTGCCATGCTGGCCGGTGCCTTATGGGCGCTGCTTGCCGGTGTGCTTCAGCTTTTCATGGGTGTTCCGCTCCTTGTCGGTTCGCTCCTCCTCAATTATCCCATCCGCTACATTGCCTCTTATCTGGTGGCGCATCCCTATCGCGACGTGCAGTCGGGCATGGTGCAGTCCCATCTCGTGCCGCAGGAAACCTGGTTTGCCTATTTCCCGGGAACCCGGCTCGATATCGGCATTCTCTTCACCGCCGTGGCGGCAGCCTTCGCGCTGATCTACAGCTACTGGACCGTCCACGGTTATCACACGCGTCTCAACGGGCTTTCGCCCGATTTCGCCCGCACGGTGGGCCTTCCGGTGCGCAGGCTCACGCTTCAGACGCTGGCGCTCAGCGGTGCGATTGCCGGCATGGTCGGCGCAATCGCCGTGTTCGGCATTCACCACCGCTATATCGACGGCATGCTGGTGCAGCCGCTCTATGCGTGGACCGGCATTATCGCGGTGCTTCTGGTGGGCATGGTGCCCTGGGCGGTGCCGATTTCCGGCTTCTTTTTCGCCGCCGTTCAGACGGGGGCTGCCGGAATGGAGCGCGCGGCCGGCGTTCCCAAGGAGATTGCGCTGGTCGTTCAGGCGGTCATCATCCTCTTTGTCGCAAGCCGCGTCTCCGGCGCGCTGACCACTTCGCGGGGCGATGGAGACGGCCATGTTTGA
- a CDS encoding ABC transporter permease, with translation MFELIADPSFAASIPRFVTPILLAALGGALCERAGVFNIALEGFLLVGAFAAVLGAYFSGTPYIGALTAMVAGMALGVVFAEFNVRRGGDSIVVSIAINLLAAGLTTFFLRAIFDVTGAFSDPAIAGFAPIRLPFIEDVPLLGPILSGQALPFYLALLSVPFLHVFLARHRLGLRIRAAGENPQALRAGGVSPKRVQLLALIACGALCGLGGAQLSIANVNLFVENMSAGRGWIAVVAVLLTRGRPWPLFFIALLFGAVDSLSFRVQGLGLAQQFTDMMPYLATLIVLVALSWWRARRAKGDAS, from the coding sequence ATGTTTGAGCTGATCGCCGATCCCTCCTTCGCCGCCTCCATCCCGCGCTTTGTCACGCCCATACTTCTGGCCGCCCTTGGCGGGGCGCTGTGCGAGCGGGCCGGTGTCTTCAACATCGCATTGGAAGGCTTTCTGCTCGTGGGCGCTTTCGCGGCGGTGCTGGGGGCTTATTTCTCCGGCACGCCCTATATCGGCGCGCTCACCGCCATGGTGGCCGGCATGGCGCTTGGTGTTGTTTTCGCCGAGTTCAATGTGCGGCGCGGCGGCGATTCCATTGTCGTTTCCATCGCCATAAACCTTCTTGCCGCCGGCCTCACCACCTTCTTCCTGCGCGCTATTTTTGATGTCACGGGCGCTTTCAGCGATCCGGCGATTGCCGGGTTCGCACCCATCCGCCTGCCTTTCATCGAAGACGTGCCGCTTCTCGGCCCGATCCTGAGCGGCCAGGCGCTGCCCTTCTATCTGGCGCTTCTCAGCGTTCCGTTCCTGCATGTGTTTCTCGCCCGCCACCGCCTTGGCCTGCGCATTCGCGCGGCGGGGGAAAACCCTCAGGCGCTTCGGGCTGGCGGTGTCAGTCCAAAACGTGTCCAGCTTCTGGCGCTCATTGCATGCGGCGCGCTCTGCGGTCTGGGCGGAGCGCAGCTTTCCATCGCCAATGTCAATCTCTTCGTTGAAAACATGAGCGCCGGGCGCGGCTGGATCGCCGTTGTCGCCGTGCTCTTGACCCGTGGCCGCCCGTGGCCGCTCTTCTTCATCGCGCTTCTGTTCGGTGCCGTCGACAGCCTGTCCTTCCGCGTGCAGGGTCTTGGGCTTGCCCAGCAGTTCACCGACATGATGCCGTATCTGGCGACTCTTATCGTGCTGGTTGCCCTGTCATGGTGGCGGGCAAGACGCGCAAAAGGAGATGCTTCATGA
- a CDS encoding amidohydrolase family protein, with product MTVDLVVKNAIVVACDEAQTVIRDGGVAVSNGRITQIDESAALEQAAQKARVVIDGSGHILMPGLINSHCHAADSLFRGLVEDLPLEPWLQKVWTAEGAILNPQTSHLGSLLGFSELLLSGVTSTMDMFWYPVETVRAAREVGMRVSTGGIFFDGPGVDGATLDDRVASAEAFFEAFSGADDVFPATMPHGAYTVGPENLKTAKDITNKHGGLFSTHAAETKAEQADVEGRYGSSVIRHLDHLDLLDERTTLAHCVHLDDEEIAILARTGTTVSHNPMSNLKLASGIARIPDMLAAGVHVALGTDGAISGNDLNMWMALRLAATLHKGASQRADAVSTHQALAMATRSGARALGTADKLGSLERGKLADMILIDVKRPHAVPMFDPVTHLVYSTAKSDVRHVFVGGEQVVRDGVLTRHSIDDTMDAVEELAPRIAATVA from the coding sequence ATGACCGTCGATCTGGTTGTCAAAAACGCCATTGTCGTGGCCTGCGACGAAGCGCAGACCGTGATCCGGGATGGCGGCGTTGCGGTCTCAAATGGCCGCATCACGCAGATTGACGAGAGCGCAGCACTTGAACAGGCCGCGCAAAAGGCCCGCGTGGTGATCGACGGCAGCGGTCACATCCTGATGCCGGGGCTGATCAACAGCCATTGCCATGCCGCTGACAGCCTGTTTCGCGGTCTGGTGGAGGATCTGCCGCTGGAGCCGTGGCTGCAGAAGGTGTGGACCGCCGAAGGCGCGATCCTCAACCCGCAGACTTCCCATCTCGGCAGCCTTCTGGGGTTTTCCGAACTGCTCCTCTCCGGTGTCACCAGCACGATGGACATGTTCTGGTATCCGGTGGAAACGGTGCGCGCCGCGCGCGAAGTGGGCATGCGGGTGTCGACAGGGGGCATCTTCTTCGATGGGCCGGGAGTGGACGGCGCAACACTCGATGACCGCGTTGCCAGCGCCGAGGCCTTCTTTGAAGCGTTTTCAGGGGCAGACGATGTCTTCCCGGCAACCATGCCACACGGGGCCTATACGGTGGGCCCGGAAAACCTGAAGACGGCAAAGGACATCACAAACAAACATGGTGGGCTCTTCAGCACGCATGCGGCGGAAACCAAGGCCGAACAGGCCGATGTCGAAGGCCGCTATGGCAGCTCTGTCATCCGCCATCTTGATCATCTGGATCTTCTGGACGAGCGCACGACGCTCGCCCATTGCGTCCATCTGGACGATGAGGAAATCGCCATTCTGGCGCGGACGGGCACGACTGTCTCGCACAATCCCATGTCCAACCTGAAGCTTGCCTCCGGCATTGCCCGTATACCCGACATGCTGGCAGCCGGTGTCCATGTTGCGCTTGGCACTGATGGCGCGATCAGCGGCAATGACCTCAACATGTGGATGGCGCTGCGGCTGGCGGCGACATTGCACAAGGGGGCGAGCCAGCGGGCAGATGCGGTCTCCACCCATCAGGCGCTGGCCATGGCGACACGCTCAGGTGCGCGGGCGCTGGGTACTGCCGATAAGCTGGGCAGTCTCGAAAGAGGCAAGCTCGCCGACATGATCTTGATCGACGTGAAGCGCCCGCATGCGGTGCCGATGTTCGATCCCGTCACCCATCTCGTCTATTCCACCGCCAAATCCGATGTGCGCCATGTGTTCGTCGGCGGCGAGCAGGTGGTGCGCGATGGCGTGCTCACTCGCCACTCGATCGACGACACGATGGACGCGGTGGAAGAGCTCGCGCCGCGCATCGCAGCAACCGTGGCCTGA
- a CDS encoding purine-nucleoside phosphorylase: MSESPLARLERAHASIANRAGAPAPIAIMLGSGLGQLADRVEDAVTIPYGEVEGFPVSTAPGHKGAFVMGNLEGQRVIMMQGRLHLYEGWSPRDIALAVYLLKRLGAETLIVTNAAGSLNPDYEPGDVMLIEDHMNLTGLNPLVGPNDDEIGLRFPDMSRAYDPDLLAMAKKAADAAGIAVRQGIYAGVLGPSLETSAERRYYRASGSDAVGMSTVTEVIAAGHASLPVIGLSAITNKATGGPDQQPDTIEEVFANAEIAGRKIEAILAELLPNLKGA; encoded by the coding sequence ATGAGCGAAAGCCCACTCGCGCGCCTTGAGCGCGCCCATGCATCCATCGCCAACAGGGCAGGGGCGCCTGCACCCATCGCCATCATGCTGGGTTCGGGGCTCGGCCAGCTCGCCGACCGGGTGGAGGATGCAGTCACGATCCCTTACGGAGAGGTCGAGGGCTTTCCGGTCTCCACCGCACCCGGCCACAAGGGCGCTTTCGTGATGGGCAATCTGGAAGGCCAGCGCGTGATCATGATGCAGGGTCGGCTGCATCTTTATGAAGGTTGGTCGCCGCGCGACATCGCGCTTGCCGTCTATCTGCTCAAGCGGCTCGGTGCCGAAACCCTGATTGTTACCAATGCCGCGGGTTCGCTCAATCCCGACTATGAGCCCGGAGACGTGATGCTCATCGAGGATCACATGAATCTCACGGGGCTGAACCCGCTGGTGGGTCCCAATGACGATGAGATCGGCCTGCGCTTTCCCGACATGTCGCGCGCCTATGATCCCGACCTCCTCGCTATGGCGAAGAAGGCGGCGGATGCGGCCGGCATTGCCGTGCGACAGGGCATCTATGCGGGCGTTCTGGGACCGTCCCTCGAAACCTCGGCGGAGCGTCGCTATTACCGCGCTTCCGGTTCGGATGCCGTCGGCATGTCGACAGTCACCGAAGTGATTGCCGCCGGCCACGCATCGCTGCCCGTCATCGGGCTTTCGGCCATCACCAATAAGGCGACCGGCGGGCCGGACCAGCAGCCCGACACGATCGAAGAGGTGTTTGCCAATGCCGAGATTGCCGGGCGCAAAATCGAGGCGATCCTCGCCGAGCTTCTGCCCAATTTGAAAGGAGCCTGA
- a CDS encoding SDR family NAD(P)-dependent oxidoreductase, with product MAVTIPPVASLLDLTGRTIIVTGASGGVGGGIARRLHEAGANVVCHYNGNKGAAEALAGELGARGFAAGGDLSKESEAASLMKAALEKFGSVHGVVNNAGFQPVEALRQIDEAGWAQMMAINTGAPFLLTRVFADHVETRGGGGAVVNIASIEGHQPAPGHAHYAASKAALLMFTKAAALELGGLGIRVNSVSPGLIHRDGIEEGWPEGVNRWKEAAPLGRLGQPEDIGDAALFLLSEASRWVSGTNITVDGGVSARSTW from the coding sequence ATGGCTGTAACCATCCCACCCGTCGCATCCCTACTTGATCTCACCGGTCGCACAATCATCGTCACCGGCGCGAGCGGCGGCGTTGGCGGCGGCATCGCACGGCGGCTGCACGAGGCCGGCGCAAATGTGGTGTGCCATTACAATGGCAACAAAGGCGCCGCCGAGGCGCTTGCCGGCGAACTGGGCGCGCGGGGTTTTGCTGCCGGCGGTGACCTTTCGAAGGAATCCGAAGCGGCCTCTCTCATGAAAGCGGCGCTTGAAAAATTCGGTTCTGTTCACGGCGTGGTCAACAATGCCGGCTTCCAGCCCGTCGAGGCGCTCAGGCAGATCGACGAGGCCGGCTGGGCGCAGATGATGGCGATCAACACCGGCGCTCCGTTTCTTTTGACGCGCGTTTTTGCCGACCATGTGGAGACGCGCGGTGGCGGTGGCGCAGTCGTCAACATTGCTTCCATCGAAGGGCATCAGCCGGCCCCCGGCCATGCCCATTACGCCGCCTCCAAGGCCGCGCTCTTGATGTTCACCAAGGCAGCGGCGCTGGAGCTTGGCGGGCTTGGCATTCGCGTCAATTCCGTCTCGCCCGGGCTGATCCACCGCGACGGCATCGAAGAAGGATGGCCCGAAGGGGTTAACCGCTGGAAGGAGGCGGCACCGCTTGGCCGGCTCGGCCAGCCGGAGGATATCGGTGACGCCGCGCTCTTCCTTCTCTCGGAAGCTTCGCGCTGGGTGAGCGGGACGAACATCACGGTCGATGGCGGCGTCAGCGCCCGGTCGACCTGGTAA